One Ignavibacteria bacterium genomic region harbors:
- a CDS encoding TldD/PmbA family protein, which translates to MSNTNLENVAEWAVEYALKSGASEVTAAVNENKSLEIVLLNDGIEKLQESNEKSLTIELYCNNRYSSHNTNDLRTDSLKKFIEEAVKMTNYLAKDEARALPDKKYFPDQSTLSMNLDLSDSSFSSVDFGKKIGILQNMYESIRGKSDKIINVTTYYYDSISKGKLVHSNGFSGDNDETAYSVYASVSANDPNGGKPSGGDGCTVRYLNDLKNPAEIAGTALERALGKIGQKKIDSGVYKMLVENRSGWNPMGKILQALGGRTLQQKNSYLEGMLGKKIAHEKLTITDDPFIKKGLSSRLFDSEGLASKRRDIVANGILNSYFINNYYGKKLNMEPSSGSSSNLVYGLGSKSLKELLQMIDKGILVTDFIGGNFNSTTGDYSNGISGFYVENGEIKFPVNEMNISGNAKDLWANLAEVGNDPYIYSSNQTPSFLFEKIDFSGK; encoded by the coding sequence ATGAGTAACACAAACTTAGAAAACGTAGCGGAATGGGCTGTCGAATACGCTCTTAAATCAGGCGCATCGGAAGTAACCGCCGCAGTGAACGAAAACAAAAGTCTTGAAATTGTACTTCTAAATGACGGCATTGAAAAGCTTCAGGAATCAAACGAGAAATCGCTTACGATTGAACTGTACTGCAATAACAGGTATTCATCGCACAACACAAACGACCTCCGCACTGATTCGCTCAAGAAGTTCATTGAAGAAGCCGTTAAGATGACAAACTATCTTGCAAAAGACGAAGCGAGGGCTCTTCCCGATAAAAAGTACTTTCCCGATCAAAGCACTTTAAGCATGAACCTTGACCTCAGCGACTCATCGTTCAGCTCGGTTGATTTTGGCAAGAAGATAGGCATTCTTCAAAACATGTACGAAAGCATCAGAGGAAAATCCGATAAAATCATAAACGTAACAACTTACTACTACGATTCAATCTCAAAAGGAAAGCTTGTGCACAGCAACGGATTCAGCGGCGACAATGATGAAACGGCTTACTCCGTATATGCAAGCGTATCGGCAAACGACCCGAACGGGGGAAAACCTTCAGGGGGAGACGGATGCACGGTCAGATATTTGAATGATTTAAAGAACCCTGCGGAAATAGCAGGGACGGCACTTGAAAGAGCGCTCGGTAAAATCGGACAGAAGAAAATAGATTCGGGCGTTTATAAAATGCTCGTCGAAAACCGTTCGGGCTGGAACCCCATGGGGAAAATACTTCAAGCACTCGGCGGCAGAACTTTGCAGCAGAAGAATTCATACCTTGAAGGAATGCTCGGGAAAAAGATTGCCCACGAAAAATTAACGATTACAGACGACCCATTCATAAAGAAAGGGCTCTCCTCGCGTCTCTTCGATTCGGAAGGACTCGCATCAAAGAGAAGGGATATAGTCGCAAACGGAATCCTGAACAGTTATTTCATAAATAACTACTACGGCAAAAAACTTAACATGGAGCCGTCTTCGGGAAGCTCATCAAACCTCGTTTACGGACTTGGCAGCAAATCACTGAAAGAGCTTCTTCAAATGATTGACAAGGGAATACTCGTAACGGACTTCATCGGCGGCAACTTTAACTCAACGACAGGAGATTATTCGAACGGCATATCGGGCTTTTACGTAGAAAACGGAGAAATAAAATTCCCTGTAAACGAAATGAACATATCGGGCAACGCAAAAGACCTCTGGGCAAACCTCGCAGAAGTCGGCAATGACCCGTACATATATTCATCGAATCAAACTCCAAGCTTTTTGTTTGAGAAGATTGATTTCAGCGGTAAATAG
- a CDS encoding protein-export chaperone SecB, whose protein sequence is MEEFPKSSLNLKEVILVNSNFEKVNDFKLEKFTIKNFLGIDIEHNINLPEFSVSLKLKYDGKVNDVLVMTAFIVMVGNFVLEGEKPDFFDEFIKVNAPAIIYPFAREHLHYLTNKSGINGVNLPLFNFVSYSKKYFANKEPIQD, encoded by the coding sequence ATGGAAGAATTCCCAAAATCATCACTAAATTTAAAAGAAGTCATATTAGTTAATTCTAATTTCGAAAAGGTTAATGATTTCAAATTAGAAAAGTTTACTATAAAGAATTTTCTTGGAATAGATATTGAGCATAATATTAATTTACCTGAATTCTCTGTTTCTTTAAAGTTAAAGTATGATGGAAAAGTAAATGATGTATTAGTTATGACTGCTTTTATTGTAATGGTTGGAAATTTTGTTCTTGAAGGAGAAAAACCTGATTTCTTTGATGAGTTTATTAAAGTTAATGCCCCGGCAATAATTTATCCTTTCGCTAGGGAGCATTTACATTATCTTACGAATAAATCTGGGATAAATGGTGTGAATCTACCACTCTTCAATTTTGTTTCATATTCTAAAAAATATTTCGCTAATAAAGAACCTATTCAGGATTAA
- a CDS encoding DUF5677 domain-containing protein produces the protein MKKILSKKTLIQNIQGIESEVFQLYSETIKNANTDENSLFQVCNSLCKRIDKIKKGIFSLYISDNIYSCKILIRTLIEHYLKLLFIYLNEEKFANYYNKHLLYQEIYEYCKAEIFIRKNLDIENHEYDINKWMEMNEKGSTSISSCERDKIVKLFKHKEIWRSLIPKIKESAELFSLIIPEYSKLSSYIHGGPYAGYYNNLYDNDRNLLKNSLKDLLMISITLSVGAKTFVTFTINKLDNEDLVNKFENIKDKMINFVNDYFI, from the coding sequence ATGAAAAAGATTTTATCAAAGAAAACATTAATACAGAATATTCAAGGAATTGAATCCGAAGTATTTCAATTATATTCAGAAACAATAAAAAATGCAAATACTGATGAAAATAGTCTTTTTCAAGTATGTAATTCATTATGTAAAAGAATTGACAAAATTAAAAAAGGTATATTTTCACTTTATATAAGTGATAACATCTATTCTTGTAAAATATTAATTAGGACATTAATTGAACATTATCTAAAATTATTATTTATTTATCTCAATGAAGAGAAATTTGCAAATTATTATAATAAACATTTATTGTATCAAGAAATTTACGAATATTGCAAAGCAGAAATATTTATAAGAAAGAACTTAGATATTGAAAATCATGAATATGATATTAATAAATGGATGGAAATGAATGAAAAAGGTAGTACAAGCATTAGCAGTTGTGAAAGAGATAAAATTGTAAAATTATTTAAACATAAAGAAATATGGCGTTCATTAATTCCTAAAATAAAAGAATCAGCGGAACTGTTTTCATTAATTATTCCGGAATATTCAAAATTAAGCTCTTATATTCATGGTGGACCATATGCTGGATATTATAACAATTTATATGATAATGATAGAAATCTTCTTAAGAATTCTTTAAAAGATTTATTGATGATTTCAATAACATTAAGCGTAGGTGCAAAAACATTCGTTACCTTTACAATTAATAAATTAGATAATGAAGATTTAGTCAATAAATTTGAAAATATTAAGGACAAGATGATTAATTTCGTAAATGATTATTTTATTTAA
- a CDS encoding TaqI-like C-terminal specificity domain-containing protein produces MPNLENAFKTVCELVKDFKENESRYLSPQYQEAEVRRDYIDKFFEALGWDVYHRTQKNPYEQEVKVEKGVSVGKAQKRADYAFYIAPEFRQPKFFAEAKKPSRSLKNADDYFQTIRYGWNANTPVAVLTDFEEFHILDCRYKPKLNTVLENPNHKRYSYNDYSDHEKFKEIYYLFSRDDVAKNSLEKYSESFPKGKARGKTAFKSTIQAIDDDFLEYIDDVRETLAKAFKKNDSRLSSEELTEATQRTIDRIVFIRFLEDKLIEPEYYISEFGRKGNAWTEFISVCRKLDAKYNGIVFKKHFIDEQNFQGPEQSTFKKICDEMSYLNSPYDFNAIPVHILGSIYERFLGKVVNATAQRVKVEEKPEVRKAGGVYYTPKYIVDYIVENTVGKIIVGKTPAQISKLRFADIACGSGSFLIGVFETLLKYHSEYYQSHSEEAKKDGCINKDGQWILSIKQKQNILLNNIYGVDIDNQAVEVTQLSLALKMLEDETLANANEMQVLFHEKILPDLSKNIVCGNSLIGTDIIYEESTDGLFDRKRKITPEEERKLNPMDFEKRFPQVFCHSRESGKPENNGFDAIVGNPPWVFGGGTDISILEKDYFLNVLISAKGKVNLFAMFLEKACKLLKKMGFVSYIIPNTLLRVTSYKYIREYILKNNSIKEIIDLDTGVFKGVTMSTIIITLSTKTKTNEVLIKNGISGDAIIINQNQFIENNNIINIFSNTFDSTLTNKINSISILLGDLCKEMIFGVVISNNIEDVVFDEYAQDLKPFIEGRDIGRYMAPKRIRYLLYDKKLLHRARTPEVFEVSEKIMIQRITGGMRPLNATYDNNKFYNKESINNIILNDTVQYNVKFILGLINSKLFSWYYRINFTNESKLTVNLSKEYLSKLPIIKIDFENMNDTKHHTYIIQLVEQMLESKKLLQSAKTDKDKTYYENKCADLDNAIDSEVYKLYDLTPEEIKIVEGRQ; encoded by the coding sequence ATGCCAAACTTAGAAAACGCTTTTAAAACAGTCTGCGAACTCGTAAAAGATTTTAAAGAAAACGAATCCCGATACCTCTCTCCGCAATATCAGGAAGCAGAAGTCCGCCGCGATTACATCGATAAATTCTTTGAAGCGCTCGGATGGGATGTTTACCACCGCACCCAAAAGAATCCTTACGAACAGGAAGTCAAAGTTGAAAAAGGCGTAAGCGTTGGCAAAGCACAGAAACGTGCAGACTATGCATTCTATATCGCACCCGAATTCCGTCAGCCGAAGTTTTTTGCAGAAGCCAAAAAACCGAGCAGGTCGCTGAAGAATGCTGACGACTATTTCCAGACAATCCGCTACGGCTGGAATGCAAACACACCCGTTGCAGTCCTCACAGACTTTGAAGAGTTTCATATTCTCGATTGCAGGTATAAACCAAAACTAAACACCGTTCTCGAAAACCCGAACCATAAAAGATACAGCTACAACGACTATTCTGACCACGAAAAGTTTAAAGAAATCTATTATCTCTTTTCGCGCGATGATGTTGCTAAAAATTCTCTTGAAAAATATTCCGAAAGCTTCCCGAAAGGTAAGGCAAGAGGAAAGACCGCTTTCAAAAGCACCATTCAGGCAATTGACGACGACTTCCTTGAATATATAGACGATGTCCGCGAGACACTCGCAAAGGCATTCAAAAAAAACGACTCCAGACTATCAAGCGAAGAACTCACCGAAGCAACTCAGCGCACGATTGATAGAATTGTATTCATCCGCTTCCTCGAAGATAAACTAATCGAGCCCGAATACTACATCAGCGAATTCGGTAGAAAGGGAAACGCATGGACTGAATTTATTTCCGTCTGCCGCAAGCTCGACGCAAAGTACAACGGCATTGTTTTCAAAAAACATTTCATTGACGAGCAGAACTTTCAGGGACCCGAACAAAGCACATTCAAAAAGATTTGCGATGAAATGTCATACCTCAATTCGCCCTACGACTTCAACGCAATCCCCGTACACATACTCGGCTCAATCTACGAGCGTTTTCTCGGCAAAGTAGTAAACGCAACAGCACAGCGCGTCAAAGTAGAAGAAAAGCCCGAAGTCCGCAAAGCAGGTGGAGTCTATTACACTCCAAAATACATCGTTGACTACATAGTCGAAAACACAGTCGGAAAGATCATAGTCGGCAAAACCCCCGCTCAAATCTCCAAACTCCGATTTGCAGACATCGCCTGCGGAAGCGGCTCATTCCTAATCGGCGTATTCGAAACACTCTTAAAGTACCACTCCGAATACTACCAGTCGCACTCCGAAGAAGCAAAGAAAGATGGATGCATAAACAAGGACGGACAATGGATACTCAGCATAAAGCAAAAACAAAACATTCTCCTCAATAACATATACGGCGTTGACATTGACAATCAGGCAGTAGAAGTGACGCAGCTTTCGCTCGCACTCAAAATGCTCGAAGACGAAACACTCGCAAACGCAAACGAAATGCAGGTGCTCTTCCACGAAAAAATCCTACCCGACCTTTCAAAAAATATTGTCTGCGGAAACTCATTAATTGGCACGGATATAATCTACGAAGAATCAACAGACGGACTCTTCGATCGCAAGCGCAAAATTACACCCGAAGAAGAACGCAAACTTAATCCAATGGACTTTGAAAAAAGATTCCCGCAGGTTTTTTGTCATTCCCGCGAAAGCGGGAAACCAGAGAATAACGGCTTTGATGCCATTGTGGGGAATCCACCATGGGTATTTGGTGGTGGTACAGATATATCTATTTTAGAAAAAGATTATTTTTTAAATGTACTAATTTCAGCTAAAGGTAAGGTTAATTTATTTGCTATGTTTCTTGAAAAAGCTTGCAAATTATTAAAGAAGATGGGATTTGTTTCATATATAATTCCTAATACGTTGTTAAGAGTAACCTCTTATAAGTACATTCGTGAATACATACTAAAAAATAATTCAATAAAGGAAATAATAGATTTAGATACAGGAGTTTTTAAAGGGGTTACAATGTCAACTATTATTATAACATTATCAACTAAAACAAAAACCAACGAAGTCCTCATTAAAAATGGTATATCAGGGGACGCAATTATTATTAATCAAAATCAGTTTATTGAAAATAATAATATTATAAATATCTTTTCAAATACGTTTGATTCAACTCTTACTAATAAAATTAATTCAATTTCTATATTATTAGGTGACTTATGTAAAGAAATGATATTTGGTGTTGTCATTTCAAATAATATTGAAGATGTTGTTTTTGATGAATATGCTCAAGATTTGAAGCCTTTTATTGAAGGGAGGGACATAGGAAGATATATGGCCCCAAAAAGAATAAGATATTTATTATATGATAAAAAATTATTACATAGAGCAAGAACACCCGAAGTGTTTGAGGTTTCTGAGAAAATTATGATTCAAAGAATAACAGGTGGTATGAGACCTTTAAATGCCACTTATGATAATAATAAGTTCTATAATAAAGAATCTATAAATAATATTATACTTAATGACACTGTTCAATATAATGTAAAGTTCATATTAGGTTTAATAAATTCAAAACTCTTTAGTTGGTATTATCGAATTAATTTTACAAATGAGTCCAAGCTTACTGTAAATCTTTCTAAAGAATATTTATCTAAATTACCAATTATAAAAATAGATTTTGAGAATATGAACGATACCAAGCACCATACTTATATAATACAACTCGTCGAACAAATGCTCGAATCAAAAAAACTCCTCCAATCAGCAAAAACAGACAAAGACAAAACATACTACGAAAATAAATGCGCCGACCTCGACAACGCCATCGACTCCGAAGTCTATAAACTTTATGACCTCACTCCCGAAGAAATCAAAATAGTGGAGGGAAGACAATGA
- a CDS encoding T9SS type A sorting domain-containing protein yields the protein MKNLVLLLLIVLVPYIAYAQKDTREVNSQIVFNTPLNGPQHTTPSYFDKAKVDEITAQIREARLNGDAQKSNQLQSELERITGSKSIHKPAINNTGFINTVCNEPVEPGDYNLTIISGSDASWACATSTDRVTGRIYVVAAKYSSSASASDSMKVFTSSNDGITWVMIARVANSSAVKWRNDELDAEAMNDGDTSFVFVVAGYSLSGVQGSVFFRWNRYGGAYVANDLFSPSAGNEFIYPRITSDNGRYTSISYVYILCTQDTTTSTRKNLRDKFAIVTNPYASVPTITYRNHGDGGCYAWFYNNVHDTTLQYNDIAYSDSASTDRIVTVTNYYKSAGYYNLYLSYSSDYGNSAPAYLPQITETYVNYKPRLASTQLDISGAQYMMIAYTRKWSDTDWDPYFRRTTNNGANWIAGYVSAVTDSTLYTDVVSIPRVPNTFRVAYMVRTGITGSLWTRSYNAGTFITAFNIAAGMSSTYTPIRAGYRYNPADSCFSVCMGLTGLGLYAYSGCSGTLTGIGNTETPLNYSLSQNYPNPFNPATKINYSLPVAGFVSLNIYDLTGRLVSKLVNENKAAGNYIVDFSGVNLSSGTYFCRMESGSYRNVIKLMLIK from the coding sequence ATGAAAAACTTAGTACTGTTATTATTGATTGTCTTAGTGCCGTACATCGCCTACGCACAGAAAGACACGCGGGAAGTAAATTCTCAAATCGTTTTTAACACTCCCCTGAACGGTCCTCAGCACACAACACCTTCTTATTTCGATAAAGCAAAAGTCGATGAAATAACCGCCCAAATCAGGGAGGCAAGATTAAACGGCGACGCACAAAAATCTAATCAATTGCAGTCCGAGCTTGAAAGAATCACAGGCAGCAAATCAATACATAAACCTGCCATAAACAACACGGGTTTTATAAACACCGTTTGCAACGAACCGGTCGAACCCGGGGATTACAACCTGACGATTATCAGCGGTTCAGACGCGAGCTGGGCATGTGCTACTTCAACCGACAGAGTTACGGGCAGGATATATGTCGTTGCGGCAAAATATTCCTCAAGTGCATCAGCATCAGATTCGATGAAAGTCTTCACCTCATCAAATGATGGAATAACCTGGGTAATGATAGCAAGAGTAGCCAATTCATCGGCGGTAAAATGGAGAAATGATGAACTTGACGCAGAAGCGATGAATGACGGCGATACCTCTTTCGTCTTTGTCGTTGCAGGATATTCTTTAAGCGGCGTACAGGGCTCAGTGTTTTTCAGATGGAACAGATACGGAGGTGCTTACGTCGCTAATGATTTATTTTCCCCGTCAGCGGGCAACGAATTCATATATCCAAGAATCACGAGCGATAACGGAAGATATACAAGTATCTCTTATGTATACATCTTATGCACACAGGATACAACTACTTCAACACGTAAAAATTTACGCGATAAATTTGCAATCGTTACAAACCCGTATGCATCAGTACCGACAATAACTTATAGGAATCATGGTGACGGGGGCTGTTACGCATGGTTCTATAATAATGTCCACGATACAACATTGCAATATAACGATATTGCATACTCCGACTCTGCAAGTACTGACCGTATCGTAACTGTCACGAATTATTACAAGTCGGCAGGATATTATAATCTTTACTTATCATACTCCTCAGATTACGGAAATTCAGCCCCGGCATACTTACCTCAAATTACAGAAACTTACGTTAATTATAAACCAAGGTTAGCAAGTACCCAGCTTGATATTTCCGGTGCACAATATATGATGATTGCTTATACAAGAAAATGGTCTGATACTGACTGGGACCCATATTTCAGACGTACAACAAATAATGGCGCCAATTGGATAGCAGGTTACGTAAGCGCTGTTACTGATTCAACCTTATACACTGATGTCGTTTCAATTCCAAGAGTTCCGAATACTTTCAGAGTTGCATACATGGTCAGAACAGGAATAACAGGCTCTTTATGGACCCGCTCTTATAATGCAGGTACATTCATAACAGCATTCAACATTGCAGCCGGAATGTCTTCTACTTATACACCCATCAGAGCAGGTTACAGATACAACCCTGCAGACTCATGCTTTTCAGTCTGTATGGGTTTAACAGGACTTGGTTTGTATGCATATTCAGGATGTTCGGGAACGCTCACAGGCATAGGCAATACCGAAACACCGTTAAACTACAGTCTATCGCAGAATTATCCGAACCCGTTCAACCCGGCAACAAAAATAAATTATTCATTACCGGTCGCAGGATTCGTAAGTCTGAATATTTACGACCTAACGGGCAGGCTCGTATCAAAATTAGTAAATGAAAATAAAGCAGCAGGAAATTACATCGTTGATTTCAGCGGCGTAAACCTTTCCAGCGGAACATATTTCTGCAGAATGGAATCCGGCTCATACAGGAATGTAATAAAACTAATGTTGATTAAATAA
- a CDS encoding acetate kinase, with translation MKIFVVNTGSSSLKYQLIDMKGEKVISKGIVERIGEEGSLMSFTNNGGDKQKVVHPVSNHSEAMKLVFDMLTDKTGGVIKSVSEINAIGHRVVHAGERYNGSVLITEDVINALEDCAFFAPLHNPANIKGIKACQEVLPGTPMVGVFDTAFHQTMPDYAYMYALPYGLYEKYKIRRYGFHGTSHRYVSAVAMELLGKKNSKIISCHLGNGASVAAILNGISIDTSMGHTPTGGLIMGTRCGDLDPALIPILESVEHLTPKQIDEVMNKKSGMLGISGISNDFRDLEDEFHRGNVRAKLALEMFDYMLKKYIGAYILVLGGLDALVFTAGIGENDWETRYEACKNMEFMGLYLDVEKNKNTRGVLEEISLPESKVKVYVIPTNEELMIARDTKSIIEKLNS, from the coding sequence ATGAAAATATTTGTAGTTAATACCGGAAGTTCTTCATTAAAATATCAGTTGATTGATATGAAGGGTGAAAAAGTCATATCAAAAGGTATAGTTGAAAGAATTGGCGAAGAAGGTTCTTTAATGTCTTTTACGAACAACGGCGGCGATAAGCAAAAAGTCGTCCATCCTGTTTCAAATCATTCAGAGGCGATGAAACTCGTTTTTGATATGCTTACCGATAAAACAGGAGGAGTCATAAAAAGTGTTTCAGAGATTAATGCTATCGGCCACAGGGTTGTTCATGCGGGCGAAAGATATAACGGCTCGGTTTTAATAACCGAAGATGTAATAAATGCACTTGAAGATTGTGCTTTCTTCGCACCTCTTCATAATCCTGCAAACATAAAAGGTATTAAGGCATGTCAGGAAGTGCTTCCCGGCACTCCTATGGTCGGGGTTTTCGATACGGCATTCCATCAGACTATGCCCGATTATGCTTACATGTATGCACTGCCCTATGGTCTTTATGAAAAATACAAAATCAGAAGGTACGGTTTTCACGGTACTTCGCACAGGTACGTATCAGCCGTTGCTATGGAATTACTCGGTAAGAAAAACTCTAAGATTATTTCCTGCCATCTCGGAAACGGTGCAAGCGTAGCAGCAATTCTGAACGGTATAAGCATTGATACATCCATGGGACACACTCCCACAGGCGGATTGATAATGGGTACACGCTGCGGCGACCTTGACCCTGCCCTTATTCCTATACTCGAAAGCGTTGAACATCTGACCCCGAAACAGATTGATGAAGTGATGAATAAGAAAAGCGGAATGCTCGGAATATCAGGAATCAGCAATGATTTCAGAGACCTCGAGGATGAATTCCATCGCGGAAACGTAAGAGCAAAGCTGGCGCTTGAAATGTTCGACTACATGCTGAAAAAGTATATCGGTGCCTACATACTCGTTCTCGGAGGACTTGACGCTTTGGTCTTCACAGCCGGCATAGGAGAAAATGACTGGGAAACGAGGTACGAAGCCTGCAAAAATATGGAATTCATGGGACTTTATCTTGACGTGGAAAAGAATAAAAACACAAGAGGCGTTTTGGAAGAAATAAGTCTGCCTGAATCCAAAGTGAAAGTATATGTAATACCAACGAACGAAGAACTGATGATAGCGAGAGATACGAAAAGCATAATTGAAAAACTTAATTCGTAA
- the pta gene encoding phosphate acetyltransferase produces the protein MSVMNKIWSKARSTSKTIVLPEGSERRNLLAAEKVTREKLANVVLLGNEEEIQSEAKKHNANINGIKIIDPVKSDKLDNYANIFFELRKSKGVTKETALETMKDTVYFGTMMVKNGDADGLVSGAIHSTGDLLRPGFQIIKTAPGISGVSSCFIMEVPDCTFGENGVIVFADCAIIPNPDAEELASIAISSAGTAKSLLNIEPRVAMLSFSTKGSAKHELVDKVVEATRIAKERAPDLLIDGELQLDAAFVPEVGKMKAKESPVAGKANVIIFPDLQSGNIGYKLVQRLAKANTIGPVSQGFALPINDLSRGCTADEIVDVIAITAVQAIG, from the coding sequence ATGTCAGTAATGAATAAAATTTGGAGCAAAGCCCGTTCCACATCGAAAACTATTGTCCTTCCCGAAGGCAGCGAAAGAAGAAATCTTCTTGCTGCTGAAAAAGTAACACGGGAAAAACTCGCTAATGTGGTTTTGCTTGGCAATGAAGAAGAAATTCAAAGCGAAGCAAAGAAACATAATGCAAACATCAACGGGATTAAGATAATTGACCCCGTGAAATCGGATAAACTTGATAACTATGCAAACATTTTCTTTGAACTTAGAAAATCAAAAGGCGTTACGAAAGAAACCGCTTTGGAGACGATGAAAGACACAGTTTATTTTGGAACAATGATGGTAAAAAACGGCGATGCCGACGGTCTCGTATCCGGTGCAATTCACTCAACGGGCGACTTGCTCAGACCCGGTTTTCAGATTATTAAAACCGCACCCGGAATTTCAGGTGTCTCCAGTTGTTTCATAATGGAAGTGCCCGACTGCACTTTCGGCGAAAACGGCGTTATTGTGTTTGCCGACTGCGCAATCATACCAAACCCTGATGCTGAAGAGCTTGCTTCAATCGCAATCTCGTCCGCAGGTACTGCAAAAAGTCTTTTAAATATCGAACCAAGAGTTGCTATGCTTTCTTTCTCCACAAAAGGCAGTGCGAAACATGAACTTGTCGATAAAGTCGTGGAAGCAACCCGGATAGCAAAAGAGAGGGCTCCGGATTTATTAATAGACGGTGAACTTCAGCTTGACGCAGCTTTCGTTCCTGAAGTTGGGAAAATGAAAGCGAAAGAAAGCCCCGTCGCAGGAAAAGCAAACGTTATTATATTCCCTGACTTGCAATCGGGAAATATCGGGTACAAACTCGTACAGCGTCTTGCAAAGGCAAACACAATCGGTCCTGTCTCACAGGGTTTTGCTCTGCCTATCAATGACCTTTCGAGGGGTTGTACGGCGGATGAGATTGTTGACGTCATTGCTATAACGGCAGTACAGGCAATCGGTTAA